A section of the [Limnothrix rosea] IAM M-220 genome encodes:
- a CDS encoding response regulator transcription factor, whose translation MPTLLIIEDNPVDTHILRTHLEEYGFDIINVTTAEAGQALIEQQNVAIDGIVLDVVLPGKSGYGFCRELKKSEATADIPVILCSSKSERMDKKWGLKQGANAYITKPVQAEEIVRAVKQFVA comes from the coding sequence ATGCCGACGCTTTTAATTATTGAAGACAACCCGGTTGATACCCATATTTTACGAACACATCTTGAAGAATATGGCTTTGACATCATTAATGTGACCACTGCTGAAGCTGGCCAAGCGTTAATTGAGCAGCAAAATGTCGCCATTGACGGCATTGTTTTAGATGTTGTTTTACCGGGAAAAAGTGGCTATGGTTTTTGTCGTGAACTGAAGAAAAGCGAAGCTACCGCTGATATTCCGGTTATTCTTTGCTCCAGTAAATCTGAGCGTATGGATAAAAAATGGGGTTTAAAGCAAGGTGCGAATGCCTACATCACTAAGCCTGTTCAAGCTGAAGAAATTGTGAGGGCGGTCAAACAGTTTGTGGCCTAG
- a CDS encoding phosphoglucomutase/phosphomannomutase family protein — MSIASNPPIKFGTDGWRGIIADDFTFANVCKVTRAIASYLETAYAKDRPVLIAYDTRFFADEFAQTAAEVLADLGWTVKVVERDCPTPVIAYNAKFLNSAGALMFTASHNPAPYCGIKYIPDYAGPATPEITDTIVANIASSADDMPSGKNSDKISRFDPKPEYLKFIYTLLDVERIRSAGLKVKYDALYSTSRGYLDEVLAHCGCETESFNTTRDVLFGGGMPEPKGSQLVGLIDEVKADGADIGMATDGDSDRFGIVDELGNVLTPNTVLLLLARHLYKNKGQKGAIVRTVATTHLLDNVAAQYGIDIYETAVGFKYIGQKMRETDVLIGGEESGGLSVLGHIPEKDGILADMLVAEAIAYEGKPLSQLVAEAISEADGPLFNKRLDLHLEEDHKKAALDFYKSTPPATVAGLAVKEVGLKDGVKLYLENGSWVLLRPSGTEPLMRVYMETDSAALEAKVAAEMEAAIAKLDPT; from the coding sequence ATGAGTATCGCAAGCAATCCTCCGATTAAGTTTGGCACTGACGGTTGGCGTGGCATTATCGCCGATGATTTTACTTTCGCGAATGTTTGTAAGGTCACTCGGGCGATCGCCAGCTATCTAGAGACGGCCTACGCTAAAGATCGTCCCGTCTTAATTGCCTATGACACCCGTTTTTTTGCGGATGAGTTTGCCCAAACTGCAGCAGAAGTACTCGCGGATCTTGGCTGGACAGTGAAAGTCGTGGAACGCGATTGTCCAACGCCTGTCATTGCTTACAATGCAAAGTTTTTAAACTCGGCTGGGGCTTTGATGTTTACGGCCAGCCATAACCCTGCCCCCTACTGTGGCATCAAATATATTCCGGACTATGCGGGGCCTGCGACTCCTGAAATTACGGATACCATTGTGGCAAATATCGCCAGTTCTGCCGATGACATGCCTTCTGGCAAAAATAGCGATAAGATTAGCCGCTTTGATCCGAAGCCTGAATATTTGAAGTTTATTTATACCTTGTTAGACGTAGAACGTATTCGTTCTGCTGGTCTCAAGGTTAAGTACGATGCTCTCTATTCCACTTCCCGGGGTTACCTTGATGAAGTGCTGGCCCACTGTGGTTGTGAGACTGAGTCTTTTAACACTACCCGTGATGTATTGTTTGGTGGTGGGATGCCTGAGCCTAAGGGTTCTCAACTGGTTGGCTTGATTGATGAGGTTAAGGCTGATGGTGCGGATATCGGTATGGCGACCGATGGTGACAGTGATCGCTTTGGTATTGTGGATGAGCTGGGCAATGTTTTAACGCCTAATACTGTCCTTTTACTCCTTGCCCGTCACCTCTATAAAAATAAGGGTCAAAAGGGTGCAATTGTGCGTACTGTTGCGACAACTCACCTTCTTGATAATGTGGCGGCGCAGTATGGCATTGATATTTATGAAACTGCGGTGGGTTTTAAATACATCGGTCAAAAGATGCGTGAAACTGATGTCCTCATCGGTGGTGAAGAGTCTGGTGGTCTGAGTGTATTGGGTCACATTCCTGAGAAAGATGGCATTCTGGCTGACATGCTTGTGGCTGAGGCGATCGCCTACGAAGGGAAACCCTTGTCCCAACTCGTTGCGGAAGCAATTTCGGAAGCAGACGGCCCTCTATTTAATAAGCGTTTAGATCTCCACCTCGAAGAAGATCATAAAAAAGCGGCCCTTGATTTCTATAAATCCACTCCGCCCGCCACTGTTGCAGGTTTAGCCGTCAAAGAAGTTGGTCTTAAGGATGGCGTTAAGCTTTACCTCGAAAATGGTAGCTGGGTGCTCCTGCGTCCTTCTGGCACTGAGCCTTTGATGCGTGTGTACATGGAAACGGATTCGGCGGCTCTCGAAGCTAAGGTTGCTGCTGAAATGGAAGCGGCGATCGCCAAACTAGATCCCACCTGA
- a CDS encoding Npun_F5560 family protein, translating into MATTDNFQETPTQSTEQLQQELQLRDQLVQQLSQELFRLVKGNDEFTPQPEFSERHQAELRLLREQLQEVEQQVSFYQEQLTQKDQEIYQLRQSVQELSDRSRMLEQVVQELPQIYRQKFAERMATVRDRVEKLQNENRQLHAELQSVSYRLAVKNRRHSLSEIELPTFNPKGGSHIPTFGTV; encoded by the coding sequence GTGGCAACAACAGATAACTTTCAAGAAACCCCAACCCAGAGTACCGAGCAGCTCCAGCAAGAACTGCAACTGCGAGATCAGTTGGTGCAACAACTCTCCCAAGAGCTTTTTCGTTTAGTAAAGGGCAACGACGAATTTACACCCCAGCCTGAATTTTCGGAGCGCCACCAGGCAGAATTACGCCTCCTGCGTGAACAGCTCCAAGAAGTAGAACAGCAGGTTTCCTTTTACCAAGAGCAGCTCACCCAAAAGGATCAAGAGATCTACCAACTGCGTCAATCTGTCCAAGAGTTGAGCGATCGTAGCCGGATGTTAGAGCAAGTGGTTCAAGAATTGCCACAGATTTACCGCCAGAAATTTGCTGAAAGAATGGCTACCGTTCGCGATAGAGTAGAGAAGCTGCAAAACGAGAATCGTCAGCTCCATGCAGAGTTACAAAGCGTCAGTTATCGCTTAGCAGTGAAAAATCGTCGTCATAGCCTGTCTGAGATTGAACTACCCACATTTAACCCCAAAGGCGGCAGCCACATTCCAACCTTCGGAACTGTCTAA